The region ATGCGGTAGGTGAATGTTAATGGAAATACTAATACCAGCTATAGCttatatatcaaaaaaaaaaaaaactaacaccaGCTATAATAGTTAAAAAATCCTTAAAAGTATTGGAGGTGATTAGTGATTGGTTTGTTTCTAAACTAGCGAAATACATCTCATATCCTCAATATTGCCTCTAATAGACATTGGAAGCTTATTATCAATCAATTGAGTCTTTGATAGCATTTGTATGGAGATCATGTCATGGTGTATGTCCTTTCCCGAAGCATTTGCCATAAAGCCAAGATGATCTTGTCATGATGTATGTCCTATCAAAGTTAATCGATCTGGTTCAATGCGGTAAGTTCAAGAGATATTTGGTAGGCTTAATTGCATATTTGATCCCTGAAGTAACATCATTGTGCAAAATTCGTCCCatttgtttaaaacgagcgctTTTAGTCCTACTTGTTTTTAACGTGAGCAATTTTGATCCTTCCGTTAATCTGCCGTTAGAAAGCTAACAGAACTCGCTGATGTGGACTCCATAATTGACGTGGCAGGTGATATAAGCACCTtacataaataattaataaaactttaaatttataatccAATAACTAATTTAaaacattaatttaatttaaaaataatgaccTAATAAAAATCTTATCTCCCAAAAGTTCTCCATCTCTGCCAGATGTAAACCCAGGACctaaccttcttcttcctcttctccatCCAAACCCTGAGTCACACAAACTCTCATCTCCCTTCCACCCTATGCTTACCCAGAGAAATTTCGCCCCACATGCAAATTCCAAATCTGCATCCCCAATAACAAGGCTCGACTCAGGGTTCGGCGGAAAGAGGGAGAGAAAGATCGTGGAGTCGATAAAGTAAATAGAGGACGAAGATGGCGGAACCGTTGGCAGGCAGAGAGTTGCGCACGACTCTAAGGCTCGGCGAAGGAAGCTTCTGTCACGGTGATTCAGTCCGGGGAGGGGTTGGTGTAGCCGCGATTGGGCTTGGCTGAGGAAGTCGAGGTTCAGAATCAGGCGATGGTGACTGATTTGGGTGGCGCTGGATCTGGGTGAAAATGAGATTTTCGTGACGCAAAGGTTGGAGCGACGGCGGATTTGTCTTCTTCGCATCTTCTTGTACAGGTTTGCCCCAAAATCCAGGCTCTTAGTCTTGGAATTAGATAAATCTTATTCTGAGATTTGAAGTCTTTTCATTCATAACATTGTTGATTGGATTTTAATTCCTGATTGGGTTGGTTTTAGGTTTGTTGATTGGGTTTTAACGATGGACCTGAAGTTGGAGAATTTTGCCCAGTAGCAAGGAAATAAAATAGCAAGGAATGGAGAAGTATTGCGTGCCCATGGTTCTTTGGAGGGATAGAGACACTTGAATATACTTAAGGTGAATTCACTTCATAAATGATGAATTTGGATATATTGAGCTTTACTCTGTTGGGTCCTGTATACATTGAGTTCAATGTAAATGTGTTGCTCGGTGGTCTTTCCTGTGTATTCACTTGCAAGGTTGATCTTTTTTGTGAGTTTAATTTTCTGGAGATTAAAGTTAGGGTTTCTGGGTTtggttgatgaagatggaagGAGGAtgaattttctgggtttggttgatgaagatggaagATATGGTGATTTCACTGATTTGTGTAAATCTGTGGAGAGCTATAAttaagatgaaaaagaaagatttggaattttttttctttaaaattttttgttttttaattatattttagtcTGTAGTTAAccctttattctatttttttgtgTAATTAACCCTTTTTTATTTAACAATTATCCAAGTGGCGTGCTGATGTGGCCtgccacatcaattaatgagtCCACATCAACGGGTTCTGTTAGCTTTCTAACGGAGATTAACAGAAAGATCAAAATCGCTCACGTTAAAAACAAGTAGGACTAAAATCGCTCGGTTTAAACATATGAGATGAGTTTTGCACAATGGTATTACTTCAGgaaccaaatgtgcaattaagcctatttgGTATGTCTCCGGTAAACATGCTATATACAATACATCGTGATGTTCATTTACTGCAGCAATTTCATCAAAAGCACAAAGAGCTTCAAACCATTTATAGGAAAGTATAGTACCAAACTACATTTTATGTACCCGACAAACAAGATGTACATTTCTAACCAAAGGAGAAATGGATACTATATTATTGTTTCATATAGAATATTAGAAAATCGCATAAAGCCATAAAGGATACACTTTATTTTCATTACTAGTAGAATAACAAGCACCGAAATGTTATTTTATGTAATTTCTGTTGCATGACATATTCAAGGGAATGGGTGGGTCCGAGAAATTTCCGGTAGATATAAGATCAAAGACGACCTTATTAGCAGCCTCTGTATAATGTGTCCCATCCCATATCACTTTAGTAGATGGTCTTTCACATGAGCCCACAAAAATTTCTTTACCAGCTTCGTTTTTTGTTTTCCCACCACATCCTCCTGGGGAATAATTGTATTTCCCTCCATAGCCACAACAATTGATTAGTGGAAGCTCAAATCCTACAATATTAATGAAGCTTTCAATTCGTAATATTCATCTTAGGTAAGTTTGAAAAAATATGAATTGGAATGATTTTGATTTGTCTCACCGTATTTCTCAGGATTGCGAAAAAGATCTAACTTAGGAGAGTAGATATCTACATATGTAATTGCAGCGAGAGGAAGCTTTCCGCGGAGTTGCGCTAATGCTTCCTTCAAATTTTGGTTGAAATATTCTGCTACTTCATTATATTGTGTTGCACAACCATAACGATCTCTTTCAGCTTTAGGAAATCTTGTCAATATATCAGGGAGACATCCAATTGGTCCTGTGTTGTGTATCCAAAATGATCTAGCCCCCAAATCATATAGGAGCTTGATCACCATGTTTCATTCATTTAGAACGATAAGTTAATAAATCAACTAACAATAAATTTTAGGCTGAGTATTTAAATAGTTAATTGTGTTAATTACTCcttaaataactaaaattaaagatTCGAAAAttagaaatatgttttttttatacattggaaaatagaaatatgtttttttaagtcTTTAAATATTTTGGAGAATAATGTTTTGTTCATCTTTAAATAAACTTACACCAGGAGAAACACAACAAGAAAAGAATAAATGAGAAACATGAAGAATAATGTGATATAAAAAGAAGGAGACAATGATGAGTACTTGAAATGACATGTAAGAAAAAAGTAAAGTGTGGATGAGTCAATACTCCATTTTAAAAGGACTAATTTGCTTTTGattcataaatatattaaaagagTGTTGAACTACCTTGACATTCTCTACCAAAGTCTTGATTATATCCGGTACAGAATGATGGACATCTTGCATAGTTATGTTGTCGTCATAAAAACCAACAGTAATATCATTTTGGCCAATATCAACTGTGTATAAAGCTCTAGAAAAATATTCTTCTTTGGGCATCAATGTTGCAAAC is a window of Lotus japonicus ecotype B-129 chromosome 5, LjGifu_v1.2 DNA encoding:
- the LOC130718272 gene encoding GDSL esterase/lipase ENOD8-like — translated: MSLMLMEFLSSQIFFCVLLFTTFMNPPAVVFSNPTKACDFPAIFNFGDSNSDTGGLAAAFLQPGPPHGDTYFGRPAGRFSDGRVILDFIAQNFSLPYLSAYLNSLGANYSYGASFATLASTIRLPTSVMPNGRSSPFFLELQYVQFQQFKSRSQFIREQGGLFATLMPKEEYFSRALYTVDIGQNDITVGFYDDNITMQDVHHSVPDIIKTLVENVKLLYDLGARSFWIHNTGPIGCLPDILTRFPKAERDRYGCATQYNEVAEYFNQNLKEALAQLRGKLPLAAITYVDIYSPKLDLFRNPEKYGFELPLINCCGYGGKYNYSPGGCGGKTKNEAGKEIFVGSCERPSTKVIWDGTHYTEAANKVVFDLISTGNFSDPPIPLNMSCNRNYIK